A stretch of DNA from Myotis daubentonii chromosome 12, mMyoDau2.1, whole genome shotgun sequence:
CCCAGCGGCTGGTTAGTCATGGCAAGTGGTGATCCTATCCCTCCACCAGCACCCACCTCACTCCCACACCCAAACCTGCTTGCTCGCCAAGCCCAGGAAACCCTCGATTTTGCAGGCCTTGGTTTAACGGACTTCTGGTCTAACAGACCACATTCCCGgtctgtatgtcatatgtgaaaattaacaccctgttaatctttaaatgcttttaaccaagatttgcttataattaaattaacaggttatttctttgttattgactcactgttatttttaacaaatttcagtgaataggccatatgttggaaaaaatacTGTAGTAATTTtgctgacataaataaatattacatatctacaactatagtctatatatttaaatccaaggGCCACCGCTCACAGACAGTGTTCGGGAATGATTAGCAGGTGATCACACCGCATCGTGTGTGGTAAGGGGTGCTGTTGTCATGGGGTGTGACTTCTGCAGCGGTTTTACCACGCTGGCCCGTGTTCCCCGTGCGCTAGGCCACGCCCAGCCTGTGCATTTGTTTATTCGAGGTGACTGGTGAACGCACGCATTTACTAGGCCTATTCAGTGTAAACTTAAAATTGCTGTAATACATATAGGAAACTTTCTGTGAGATGGAACCTTTcctacatacttaattttaatcacACAGACCTGTCTACATAAGTCAATGTAGGTAAACTAACTGATTAGTCATTTTTTTTGACATACACATTCGGAAAACCTACTTCATTACATAACGGCCTTTTGACTTTCACGGACACCCCCTCGCCTGAATTAGTCCGCTATATCAAGGAGTTACTGTGTTACTGCGCTCTTTTCAGCTTACCCAAATGCAGTATTCCCCGGCTTAACCACGGTTTTGTCTCCGCAGTTTCAGTTATCTGGGGTCAACTGCGTTTCTGGAATTATTTAAaggaaagttccagaaataaacaatgtataagttttaaattgcatgctgttctAAATAGTGTGATGAAGTCCCACGCTGTCCGGGGATAGGAACCATCCCCCTGTATTCGTGCCCctcacccgcccccgccccccgtgtgGCACTCAGTAGCCAGCCGCCCGGTTATCAGGTCGACGTCTGGGTGCCCCAGTGCTTGTGTTCATGTccctttattttactttgtgCGGGCCCAGAGCCATTCACATAACTTTCATTCCAGCATGTTGTTAAAATTGGTCTAGCATATTACTGTTGTTAATTTCTCACTGCACCTAATTGATAAGTTAATCACAGGCACGTATGTATAGGAAACAAGCAATATAGACAGGGTTCAGTACTCTCTGTGGTCTCAGGGGCATCTTGGAACATGTCCCCCTCAGATAAGAGTGGGAATAAAGTTTGGCGTATTTAAGGGCTGGAATGGGAGCGAAGTGAGAGTTGGGGGAGAGtcgtgtttttttgtttttttctagagCTCTTAAGTGAAGTGACAGAAGGTAGATAcaacaaaaaagaaggaagaggcagagaaaatTTAAAGAGGATTTATTTCGCAGCACTGGGAAGCATGGTGGGACTGAGGGACTCAACGCATGTCATCTAggttctgtcttttcctctctgggcctcatgcCTGCCCTCTCCTTCATGCTCCACACTGTGGGCACCCAGGACGGTGCCCCCCACTGCGCACTGGTCCTGAGGAGCCCAGCCTCCCCCGTGGCCGCGTGGGTGGAGCCCTGCAGAAGCCACGGGACAGGAGTTTGGTGAAGAAGAGAAGGCTGCTGAGCAGATAAAACAACAGCAGAGAACGCTGggctgatatttttttaattaaatgtattagggtgacttggttaataggatcatttAGGTTTCAAGTATAGATTTCTaggttacaagatctgtatattgcactgtgtgcccaccatccaaagtcaaattatCCTCTGTCACCATACGTCTAGCTTACTCCACCCCCCACCTTCtactgccttccctctggcaacccctcactgctgtttgtgtccacaagtttcagttttatatcccacatatgagtgaaatcatatggttcttgactttttctgcctgacttatttcacttagcataatgttctcgaggtccatccatgttgtcacaaatggcaatatttcatcctttcttacggctaaatagtattccattgtgtataccAGTAGATACCACATCTTCTGtatccatgtcttggccaccatgagtagtgctgcaatgaacatagtggtgtATGTATAATTTTGAAAACATGATTTCGAggttttcaggtatatacccacgagtgggattgctgggtcctatggtaactctgttcttaattttttgaggaatcgccgAATTGCCTTCCatagtttacattcccaccagcagtgagtgaGGGTTCCCTCTCTGACAGTTAGTACTTGTCTTGTTGAGagtggccactctaacaggtgtgagagtGTCTCATTGTAGttgtgatttgcatttccctaacagCCAGTGAAGCTGAATGCACTGATCTTAAATGGTCatcctttaaaaaatcttaagtTTAGTAAACTTGAGGTTTTCCTCCttatatgttgaaatatttttatcataaatgttaGAACTGGATGTTCTCTGAATCTTACCAGCATATCTAGTTTTtactaaatataaattatatgcaCATATGATCATATGAAAAGCTATTAGAAGCCAAACATTATCCTAACTCTGATATGAAAACTTATTTCAGTTACTTGGTACCTTAATCAAATCTTGTCAGATCTTCTTAGGATTTAATAACAAAAGCCTTTTGTAATTTTTGGTTGACTTTAATAATAGGCCCTAACTCACGTGGTGGAAGCCCCACAAATCAATAACCTCTATTCTTTACTTAGTATAAATGGCATTTCAAGTACAAGAAAGCTTTCTGGTTAAAGGTGGTTCATGTTACAGATCTgattagcaacgaaaataaaaTGTCTTCGCCTAGAGCTCCTAAAACTTGGATGCTGTCTATGGTAGAGAGTTTTTATGAGTtaatttgagccaaattgataGCAATTGTTGGAAAGCAAAATCTTaacggattgagaaaatgctcctgagaaggcagttttgcagcttattttatacacgagaggcccgatgcacgaaattcgtgcaaggggcttgccCCTCGCATCCCCGGCTTCATTTGGCAGGTCGTCCGGACGgttattctgctgttcggtctaattagcatgttagctttttattatataggattagagtcAAAGACGGAGGTGTAAGGGGGTTACATGCAATCAACCAATGGTAGATTAAGGGAGCGggggaaagcaaagcagggaaacttctgggattggataaagagtaaaacagagagacacatccttgtacattggtgggtacaggatagttaacatttatttcacACACAGATTGTACTCGGGACAAAATAGCAATAGGGGTTCAGTAgtctcctgctctgtgggtgtgtCCTGAGGGGTCTGGACAGAGGGGTGACCGACATTCCAAAGGAATGTTATCTGAGATGCAAAAGGACAATGAGCAGGCTCAGTCacggtaaagactgacctttgtcaggggACTACGGTTGGcagacatgactacccaccatgtcTGCCTTTAGTTAGGAAGTTTTAACTTCACACCATCCCATGTGTTACTTTCGGTCTCTGAGTCTGTCAggctgccacacaggcctccTCTGAGCCGGCCAGGGTTAACACATGGCTCCCTTTTCGCGCACAGCACATTATGTCTAAGGGAGTTGGCTTGAGTATATTTCTGAATAATCAAACTTGTCTGACTTTATCTTAAACCTGCAGAACTATGCTGGAAGGTGACAGCATATTTTAAAGTCGTCTGTTTACCATTCCTTGGTCTTAAAAGGAGTACATGAGAGATTTTGACTTTAAAATCATCACTACCATTAACATGGATAACACAGTCAAACTTTTGTTAGAACTCAGTCTTTCATGCATGTAATTTTATTcaggaactagaggcctggtgcacgaattcatgcatgggtggggtccagccagcccgccctAATTGGGGCCGATCAGGTCGGCCAGGGGGAGAGGCCGTGGGCAGTTGGCGAGCCGGCCCCGCCGCTGATCAGGgttgggggccaatcgggggtggggctggccaaggggagggggctgcaggtggttgaccagccggccccaccccctggtcgaactcccagccaaggggacaatttgcatattagccttctattatagAGGAGTTAAAGCTGCTTATTGTTGCCAGTGAAAAGGTAACTCGGGGTCAGAGATTCAGTAGTTGGCTGCCACACAGACATGCCTCGGAGATGTTGCGGgctggttccagaccactgcaataaaacgAGCGATGCAATAACGTGAGTAGTCTGCGTCTTTtagggtcttgccttcagtttgtaaaaaatgcaacctCTCTGAAGTGCAGTAAAGCACAGCAGGATAAAaggaggtatgcctgtagtgttAAATCCAACTCAGCTACtagtcatttaaaattattattgctcACAGAGTAAGAAGTAGCATTCCTGTTGgtgcaaacattattttttattattattattatttgcaaataaagTTCATTGCACACATTGTGGCTGGTCTCTAATGTGACAGTGATGGAGGGAGCTCCATCACAGAGCTTATTATGTCCTCCTGGGCCGCAAGCCTAGTGCAGGCAGCCCATCCTCAGGTCGCGCCCTTGCTGCCCAGCCTGGCTGCGactggcctgggggctgggaccTGGCCTCTCAGAGACCTTCGCCCACTCCTCTGTGGAGCCCACTGCCCGGCACCTCCTGGCCAGCACGCCTGGCATTGGAGCTGCTGGGGGCATGTTGGGTAAGGGGGTTTGGGGTCTTCTGCCCACCGGTCTCGGGCAGCACACACAGGACCCCAGGCCACTCCCCACAGCAGCAGCCTGAAGCAGCTGAGCAGTATAAGATTTCTTCTAGATCTTAAATGCCACAATTTCATGATAGTGGATTCGAGGGAACGGGAATGTTTGCAGAGCCTAACCAGTGTAGAAGCTAAAATCCTGGTCACTCCTGAGCTCAGCCACATGAGACAGTGTCTTACTTCTCTTTTTAAACGTGGTTTCCAttccttctttgttctttcttcgTGCAAAGCTGGTGAGTTTATGCATACTGAGAAGCTGCGGAGGAGAGCATCGCTCTGCAGAGAGCGGGGCGCCGTCGCCAGGGCGGCAGGCGGCAGGCAGGAAGGCCTGTGGATGCTCGCATTCTAGATGTCCTCACTCATGAAATGACCTGCCCGACGCCCCTGCAGCAGTAGCTCCCTGTGCAGGTGGATTTATGATAAACTCTAGGACTAAAGAGAAAAGCATGTCATTTGAAGCCCCAAGTCTTGCTGAAGCCCGCTACTGCTCCCCATGCTCAGGAAGGCCAGCGCGGGTCTGTGCGCCACTGCGTGTGCTCGGCTGGAGCCGCCTGGGCCCTGCGTGGGTTGGGCTCCCGGGCCTGAGAGAGcggagagggtgggggaagggtgcgGCCAGGCCATGCGGGCCCACTCCTGGGAGTCCTTCACTCCTGGGAGTTCTTCCCTGCACGGCCCAGGTGCGCAGGAAGTCATGGGTGGGCCAAGGGGGCAGGCCCCAAGGGGGAGCGCTGGAAAGTATGTCCTTCCGAAGTCTGTGCAGAGGGCGTGAGCACAAGCTGCTCATTGAGGGCTTCTGGGCGGCCGCGTTTGGTTACTCCTGTTCACTGACAGTGATAAAGGGGCCTGAGGCTCTGCAAAGTTTGTGTGAGGATTTGCCTCTCCTTTTGGGAAAATACATAAaagtttaagagaaaaatattcaccTGGTCCTTGTAAAAGACACATTGGAATTCcagtcatttttcttaaaatttgaaGTGGTGTGACTTCCGTTAAAGGAAAAGACACGGAGAAGATGTGTAGTGGAAATACACACATGGGAGTGGGGACAGCGGGCTGCCCTGAAAGGGAACAGATTTTCCTTCAAATCAGAGATGCTGCTTGGAGCCCAGACATGGTGGGGTCATCTGGGGCTCAGGCTGATGGGCACACGTGTGTCCTCTCCTCCTCGGACACACAGCAGCACTGCTGCCCCTGCTCACACGCGTGTGGCCTGTTCCACATTGAGACATGGCGATGGTCACATGGCTTCATGGTTCCTCGTGATTCCCTCAACCCCAGCCCCACTTCCACCTGGAGGCACCAGGCCATTTTCACGGCCGAGAATCAGAGGGAGGGTGTCTTGCTATTTGGGAGGGCCAGGGGCGTTGTCAGAGTGGACTCTCGGCGCCTCAATTCAGAGTCCATCCCGCGTTCATTGCCCGTAGAGCCTGCTGCACATCAGCCTCTGACCGAGCTGTGTGCTTGGCCGTTTCTATTGGGAGCCGGTCTGAGCCCCCACTGCTGTGTGCTTGGCCGTTTCTATTGGGAGCCGGTCTGGGCCCCCACTGCTGTGTGTGTTGGACCAGTTCCCAGACCCCCTTTCGCACCTTTCTCCATCTGCAGAAATTGGGGGAGGCCCACTTGGCACAGGAGTGTTGTGAGGGTTTGGGTCGTGTGGGTGTCAGTAGGTCGGCTTCCTCCCTGTGCCGACACCTGTCTCTTGAATGTCACTGCAGCAGCAGCTACACATGACACTGCCCCGTGGAACGAGGGTTCCCAGGTCCCAAACCCCTGACAGGCACACGTTCTATTTTGGTGGCTCTCGGCACAGGTGGGCCACGGCCACGGGCACTCAGAAAGGACTGCAGTCCTCTTCTGGTAATATACAGCTCTGAGAAAAAGGCAAAGCCCAGCTCAGTTAATAAGAGGCACGCTTTTTATCGTTCCTAGAGCGCTTCCGTGCTTGGTGCATATAATCCAAATCCAGGTACCTGATGTCGGCTGTTACATCCCCGAAAATCTGCACGTCAGCATCCTCATCCCCAGGAAGTCGGCTATGACTATTTGGGGCAGGGCTCtgaagaggtaattaagttaaaatgaggttttTGTGGTAGGTCCTGATCCAATGCGACTGGTGCCCTGGTGAGAAGAGGaaatcagaaaacacacacacgcacacacatacacacctggGAAGAAGAGGAAATCAGAAACCACACACACGCATGTACATGCACGCACCTGGTAAGAAGAGgaaatcagaaaacacacatatgcatgcacatgcgcacacgcacacgcacacatgcaaggaaggccatgtgaagacacagagggCAGCCATCTCAAGCCCAGGAGTGAGGCCTCAGAGGGAACCAGCCCTCATCTTCTCCTTCTGGCCCTCAGAGGTGTGAGGAAGTCAGTTTCTGTTGCCCAGCCCCGGTCTGGTTTGGTTGTGGCAGCCGCAGCAGCTGGCCCAGTGCCATCATTGCCCACATTGATGGGTCAGGAAACTAAGACACAGATGCAGTCCCTTGCCCCAGAGCACACAGCTTGGATTCCCCAGGCTGTGTGCTCGGTCACTGCTGTAACCGCCCCCAGGCCCACCCAGCGTGGTCTCAGGGACCCTTAGATCACGTTAGAGCAAAACAGGGCTGTTTTCCATGGTCTGGCTGCTACGTGGAACGTTCCAGTCTTGGTGGAGAAAATAAAACTCCACATGGGCGGAGAGGGGGCCTGCCTCATTTATCTCGCTCTCCCAGAACCGAAGGGCGGCCAGCAGACAAGGTAGCATGTTCATCACACATCGCTCACGTGTCTTCAGCAGCGTGTTAGCTGAGCTCTGTGTCTGCTCTGTGACTGTGACGCCTTTATGTCCTGGCGGATATGCTAACGCTTGAtcttccatagtatttttttcatgtGCCTTTTGTTATAAGTTTGCAAAGGTCCATTAAAAAGTTACGTTTACATGTGATTTCTTGAAATGTTTGTTACCAGAAACTGGACTCTGCCCGGTGGTTTCGGCTTCAGGGTCGGGGGCACTTTCTGAGGTTCGTAGGGTTGAGTCTTTGAGGGAAGTTCCCCGTGGACCGCTGCCTGGGGTCGGggagttgggggtcaccacgctCTCGGGCCTGGGTGAACCCCCCAAGGTGGAAATCACATAAAGGACCCGTTGTAAGATTTGGACGCTCACGTTTTGATGTGAGCGAGTTAACTCAGGAGAAATCACTTTTTAACTTGGCGTAATGCCCTGGCTTACTTGCTCTTGCGTTTCCCACGCACTCGTGTGTGCTCGCCGTGGCACAACGGGGACCGGTGGGCGCTGTTAGCTCCAGGAACTGATGTGTTCACCTGAAAGCCACTCCACATCGGTGTGCCGTCACCTCACCGGCCGTCCGCGTGCCTTTCGGTCTCCTTGCTCCGCTGTGACGCCAAACTGGGCACGTGTCTCGGGCGGCAGAATCCTAGGCCAGGCGGGCCGCTCTGGAAGACAGCGCCCAGCTGCCCGCATGGTGGGTGGTCACTGCGGTGTTCTCTTCCTCCTGGTCCTGCTGCTCAGCCCGGAGCAGAAGCACGGCCAGTGCGTGGGATCCTTCTGTCTTTCCTCCAGTTTAAGGAGTAAAAGGAGAGAGCGGTACATGCTACCCAGTGAAGTGCTTTAGTgtcatttggaaaaataaaacaaaataaaaatctgcaaTGGCTGCAGTTTCCACACCCTCAGAATCTGCACGTGACTCCCGTGGAGGGGGTGTGCCATCCTCTGTCTGGAAGACGGAGGAGCATGGCCCCGGCCCCGGGGcactcagccctcagccctggccgtgctgccctcccccaggctcccagctccAGAAGGCTCAGAATCCCACGCATTCTCGGGGGGTAGTGGCGGGGGGGCGGAGCAGGGGGGGGGGACGGTGAAGCGTTTTTGCCTTACAGCTTTTCAAATAGTTCCTCCTGCTCTGGAAAAAATCAGTTTCACACTACaaccctcactcactcacatgtACAATGGAAGCAACAATACTGTATTTGATGCACTGTTAGGTTTTGTATTCTAGTCCCCTAAGAAAAAAGCAATACATACATACAGGCTGGTCACAACCCACTAAATGGATTTTATGATCCACTCGTGGGATTTTAGTCACAATAAGAAAAATTCTGCCTTCATCACAACCTGTTCTGGGACATGAGCCttgttttgaaagaaaagaattgccagatgagaagaaaggagaagggtgCGGGTTTCTGccaggggcagccctgggagggcACGGGTGCCGGGAGTGGCGGAGAGGGCGCAGGGATGAGGGGAGGCGGCGGAGCAGCTCGGCCGTTGCAAGCTCTGCTTGCTGAGACCTGACCCTCCCTAGAACCGGTCTTGTGAGTTCATTCATCCAACTTCCTGCCCAGCACAAGGCTGCGAGGACGTCTTGTCTCTGCCTTTATGCCTTCTTTTTCTGAGTGGCACAGGAATTCTCTAGTTGTTTCAAAAGGAAACTAACTTTCCACTATTTTGTTGTCTTTGGGGCTGCTGTTACCTAGCATTTTTTAAGAGTAAAGGAAAGAGGTCAGTTTTAGCAGTTCTCGGTTTGTAGTCTTGGCAAGTGCTCATTGCAGCCATCAACATGTGACTTTCCTGACAGTGACCCTGGTTTGTAACCAGGGTGgattcccccctccctttttgtttttgtttttgtttctttacattttattgattccggggaggaagggagagggagagagagaaacattgatgagagagaatcatagattggctgtctcctgcgtgccccctactggggatcagctgCAACCCGAGCAGGTGCCCTGGCCGGGAGTCCAACTAGTGAGCTGGTCATGGGTCCATGTTCcgccactgaggcacaccggtGGGGCGGACTTCCCCCCTGAGTGTTATGGGCAGGGAGGTGGCAGCAGGGTGCCCATGATGCCCAGCAGCGCCCGCTGCAGGCGTCGGTGCCCACTGAGCCCCTGTTGTGTCTCCACAGGCCTGGGCAAGACCAAGAGGAAGACGAGCGCGAGGGATGCGTCCCCAACACCCAGCACGGACGCAGAGTACCCTGCCAATGGGGGCGCCGACCGCATCTACGACCTCAACATCCCGGCCTTCGTCAAGTTCGCCTACGTGGCCGAGAGGGAGGACGAGCTGTCCCTGGTGAAGGGGTCACGTGTCACCGTCATGGAGAAGTGCAGCGATGGCTGGTGGCGTGGCAGCTACAACGGGCAGATTGGCTGGTTCCCCTCCAACTATGTCCTGGAGGAGGTGGACGAGGCGGCCGCGGAGTCCCCCAGTTTCCCGAGCCTGCGGCGGGGCGCGCCCGTGAGCAATGGCCAGGGAGCGCGGGTTCTGCACGTGGTCCAGACGCTATACCCCTTCAGCTCGGTCACCGAGGAGGAGCTCAACTTCGAGAAGGGAGAGACCATGGAGGTGATCGAGAAGCCGGAGAACGACCCCGAGTGGTGGAAGTGCAAAAACGCCCGGGGGCAGGTCGGCCTCGTCCCCAAAAACTATGTGGTGGTCCTCAGCGACGGGCCTGTCCTGCCCCCGTCTCACGTCCCGCAGGTCAGCTACCCGGGGCCCGCGGGCAGCGGGCGCTTCGCTGGCAGAGAGTGGTACTACGGGAACGTGACCCGCCACCAGGCCGAGTGCGCCCTCAACGAGCGGGGCCGCGAGGGTGACTTCCTCATCAGGGACAGCGAGTCCTCGGTAAGTGACCTGGGGCGTGAGGTCTGCCCGGCGCCGGGAGGTTCCAGGAGAAAcagtaaatgtgtgtgtgcatgtgtgtcgaTGTGTATACAGCGCATAGTGTGGCAGCCGAGCACCGTTCCTTTGTAGATTGTGTGAACAGACCAGAATTAGCAAGAGCATCCCGGGGCTCTTACTAAGACAGGTGAGTAGGACTGGTCAGGGTCCCTGTGTGAGGTGCGGCTCCGTGCACCCAAGTCCGCGGTGAGTGTAGGGCCTCACTCCACGATCGCCACTTGTTCCCGGGAGACACACTCACAGATACAAGGGTGAGAAAGTTTTTGCTTCGTGAAGGCTGTTTGTCCTCTTTACCAAGTTTCCCCTTCTGTTCTGAGGACCTAAGCATCATGTTCTCTCTGGTTTCCCATTGTTAGCGACCCTCGTCTGCCCTGTGGTTAACTCTGTCTCCACTCTGGGTCCCAGACATGTCAGCTGCTCCCAGCCGGACGGGCACTGGTTTCTGACGCAGCCTTTGCTGGTTGGGTTTTCTTTGTAAACCACGTGCATCGTATCATCCTGAGGTCACCTTTGCCACAGACATCGCCACCGAGTTCATCTCTGAGCAGCTTTGGAAGCATTTGTGAACAGGGCCGGAAGGAAAAAAGGCAATTCTAGGGCGAGATGAGTGAGTATGTGTGACGCAGGGTCTGCGGCCACCTGGCCTGCAGCAGGGGCAGTGCCAGCAGTCGACAAATTTGGGGTCTGTGTTTGGGGGATGTGTCTGATCCTCTGTGGAGGAACTGGGCCAGGATCATGCGTGTGCATGCGCGTGTGTGAGTGTTATGGAAATACTCAGCTGGTTTTGCAGGCCTCTTTGCAGGAACACCTTCCATACAGTTAGATACCACTgttcccccaaaaaacaaaaataagagttCTATGGTTAGAGTTCATTGTGATTACATTGCATTGGTTCTGGCAGGCTTCTGTTTAGTTTTCTCAATGCAAACGGTACAACTAGTAAGTGTGTGCTACGTGCTGTAATTGTCCTCTGAAAAGGTTGATGCCACCGTGAGTGCACAGTCAACACTCGGGTGCTTGATCCGTGAGGAATTAAGGCCGCAGAAATGCTTTTCCCCTGCAGAGGCTCGCGAGGCAGCCTTGGTGTGTTCCTTTCTGAGGCAGCAGAACCCATAGTGGTGGTGTCGGCAGCTTGTGGAGTTAGCGGCCTCCCTGATGTGTTTGGGCAAGCAGGCCGGCCTGATCGCTAGCTGCATCTGAAGTCTGAACTCTGAGCTTTTCTTATCCAGCTGCCAGAGTTCATCATCCCTGGCAGGACATCACATTGCGTGGTTCTCCTGTGACGTAAGCTCTGTGCTCAGCTCCCTTAGATCTGTTTGAGGCAGAATGACCCACAGCAGCACGTTTAACTCTTCTGAGCAGAAGTTCAGAGGAAGCCCTGGAAAAGCAATTACAATATAAAGCGATGGATCCAGAGCCCCTAAGGGGTAAATAATTCAGTGTCAAAAAGTGTAATCTTGACTTAGAACACCTGGGTGTGAAGAGACTTCTTAGAGCCGGGCTGAAGCAGCCCCCCAGTGTGGGGACACCAGCCCCATTCGTGGTGGCTCCTGTCGGGATTTGGGGAAGAGAGTCCTCGGGAAGAGGAGTGAGAACAGCGGCCTGCAGGTGGCTGGCCTTCGGGGGCCTGCTACTTTCCGTGGATGCTGCGTGGCCCTTGCCTTGTGTGGGTCCATCTGAGAACTGGCCGATGCGATGTCTTGTTTGTCTCACGTTAACACAGACTAGGCTGACTGCTCCATAATGGAAACGTTGTTTACATTTGATTTTAACGTTCTGGGGGGGCTTTCGGGTCGTGTGCACCGTCCTAACTTGCACCGCGAATAGTGTGCCTGGGCCTCCAGTTCTAGGGCTGTGGGAGCAGACAGCCCCTCGTGGGGCCAGCCCCCGCTCTGCATCCACGGCCCCCCGGTCTGGAGATGCCGTGTGGCCCGATTGGGTGCAGGCTGCCTGCCCCATGGGTGTTGCTGTCGTGCGCCAGTCTGTGCCGAAGGGCTGCTGCCAGGCTGTGAGGCACGTGCTGCTTTGTCCCGACAGCAGCAGGCCAGTCGGCTGCTTTTCTCCTTCACGGCCTGTCACCTGCGGCTTGTGGAACTGCCCGGATGGACAAGTGGACAAACCTTTGCTTATTCCTGTCCCTCCGTCCGCTGCCTCTGCCTCTTGCTGGAGTCCCGCATCCTCTGTCCTCTCCCCGGTCCGTTTCCCTGCTCACTTGCTTGTCTCAGGGGGGAGCCTGCCCTCAGTCTCCACCAGGCCAGCTGAgggcctggccagaggccagcGCGCACCTCGCACCTCGCACCTCGCACCTCGCACCGCGCAGGGCGGACAGGGTTCGTCCTCAGCATTTCTCAGGGCTCGGAGGCATCTTCGCCT
This window harbors:
- the NCK2 gene encoding cytoplasmic protein NCK2 isoform X1 encodes the protein MTEEVIVIAKWDYTAQQDQELDIKKNERLWLLDDSKTWWRVRNAANRTGYVPSNYVERKNSLKKGSLVKNLKDTLGLGKTKRKTSARDASPTPSTDAEYPANGGADRIYDLNIPAFVKFAYVAEREDELSLVKGSRVTVMEKCSDGWWRGSYNGQIGWFPSNYVLEEVDEAAAESPSFPSLRRGAPVSNGQGARVLHVVQTLYPFSSVTEEELNFEKGETMEVIEKPENDPEWWKCKNARGQVGLVPKNYVVVLSDGPVLPPSHVPQVSYPGPAGSGRFAGREWYYGNVTRHQAECALNERGREGDFLIRDSESSPSDFSVSLKASGKNKHFKVQLVDSVYCIGQRRFHTMDELVEHYKKAPIFTSEHGEKLYLVRALQ